The Shewanella sp. KX20019 genome window below encodes:
- a CDS encoding response regulator transcription factor — MLVLLVEDNHLLAKNIIHYLELIDIECDYASSLAQADSQVYNRPYDAIILDLNLPDGDGLEACKQWKDQRVVSPVIMLTARSGLQDKLSGFEVGADDYLVKPFAMPELVARLRVVAERRPAPKVLKIGELEFDFAGHRVHRLGEELALSRTGWQILSLLARRSPETVEREEIERILWPDSLPDSDSLRSHMHLLRKVVDKPFKHQYLHTIRGVGLCLKAGVNEA, encoded by the coding sequence ATGTTGGTATTACTCGTTGAAGATAACCATTTACTGGCAAAAAATATTATTCATTACCTAGAACTCATCGATATCGAATGTGATTACGCCAGTTCGTTAGCACAAGCAGATAGCCAAGTTTATAACCGTCCTTATGATGCCATTATTCTCGATCTGAACTTACCTGATGGTGACGGCCTTGAAGCATGCAAGCAATGGAAAGATCAGCGCGTGGTTTCACCAGTGATCATGCTTACGGCTCGTAGTGGGTTACAGGATAAATTGTCAGGTTTTGAGGTAGGTGCGGATGATTATTTAGTCAAACCATTTGCAATGCCGGAATTAGTTGCCAGATTACGCGTCGTAGCTGAGCGAAGGCCAGCACCTAAAGTACTTAAAATTGGTGAACTTGAGTTTGATTTTGCAGGCCATCGCGTGCACCGCTTAGGTGAGGAGTTAGCGCTATCTCGAACAGGCTGGCAGATACTATCTTTGCTCGCTAGGAGAAGCCCTGAAACCGTAGAACGTGAAGAGATTGAGCGCATATTATGGCCAGATAGCTTGCCTGATAGTGATAGCTTAAGAAGTCACATGCACCTGTTGAGAAAAGTTGTTGATAAGCCCTTTAAGCATCAATACCTTCATACAATAAGAGGCGTGGGTTTATGTCTAAAGGCTGGCGTTAATGAAGCATAA
- a CDS encoding response regulator transcription factor, producing the protein MQNIESDDLAEFVISPLILQSIKPEISQHGFGGFWFQGIPNRAYQDYLHNSKTSILTRRMLHSSGGVYSSSHTVQKIQRHYIDQVAARDVNFSLALKLEQPYYYQLSEGGQANKANKLFSSYGIKTVLSYPMRHYASEAWCGRFTLLSKEGDLHPKLADLETSLKRVQSTLFEHLHHELNPYRQVSLFNQTALKALKMVASGLQNSEISEELHITIRGVEYHLESMRNKLSASNRANLVHIAHQLEII; encoded by the coding sequence ATGCAAAATATAGAAAGCGATGATTTAGCAGAATTTGTCATTTCTCCTTTAATATTGCAGTCAATAAAGCCTGAGATATCGCAGCACGGTTTTGGTGGGTTTTGGTTTCAAGGTATCCCAAATAGGGCATATCAAGATTACCTGCACAATAGTAAGACAAGCATCTTAACGAGACGCATGTTGCATAGTTCAGGAGGGGTATATAGTTCGTCACACACCGTCCAAAAAATACAGCGCCATTACATCGACCAAGTTGCCGCTAGAGACGTTAATTTTAGCTTAGCCTTGAAATTAGAACAGCCCTATTACTATCAATTATCTGAAGGTGGACAAGCCAATAAAGCGAATAAACTGTTTAGCTCTTACGGGATAAAAACGGTACTCAGTTATCCGATGCGTCATTACGCATCAGAGGCTTGGTGCGGACGTTTCACCCTGCTGTCTAAAGAGGGAGATCTTCACCCTAAGCTTGCCGATCTAGAGACTTCACTGAAGCGGGTTCAGTCAACACTATTTGAACATCTCCATCATGAGTTAAATCCCTATAGGCAGGTGTCGCTTTTTAACCAAACCGCGTTAAAAGCATTAAAAATGGTCGCAAGTGGATTACAGAATTCTGAGATATCGGAGGAGCTTCACATAACTATTCGTGGAGTGGAATATCATCTAGAGTCTATGCGAAATAAGCTGTCGGCAAGTAACCGTGCGAACCTGGTTCATATTGCCCATCAGCTGGAGATTATATAA
- a CDS encoding thioesterase family protein, protein MNLYFRLFWLFAWRTRHCNKIGFLGTSKLTYRAMPSDCDINFHLTNSRYPAFMDLARTYMMAEMGFLKRFIKLGWMPIVNAAAFTYIRDIKPWAKFEIETKLVAWDEKYFYIEQRFVSERGLHCIALVRGVFICKRKQVPIADMLQEVNFKDPMPEMPAEVVKWKQFLQLKKERNS, encoded by the coding sequence ATGAATCTCTATTTTAGGCTTTTTTGGTTGTTTGCATGGCGCACCCGTCACTGCAACAAAATTGGTTTTCTAGGGACCAGTAAACTCACTTATCGTGCGATGCCGTCAGATTGTGATATCAATTTTCATCTGACAAACTCACGCTACCCGGCGTTTATGGATCTGGCCCGAACTTATATGATGGCAGAGATGGGATTCCTAAAGCGTTTCATCAAGCTAGGTTGGATGCCAATTGTTAATGCAGCTGCCTTTACCTATATCCGCGATATTAAGCCTTGGGCTAAGTTTGAAATTGAAACCAAGTTGGTCGCTTGGGACGAGAAGTACTTTTACATTGAACAGCGTTTTGTCAGTGAGCGTGGCCTACATTGTATCGCCCTCGTTCGTGGCGTATTCATCTGTAAACGTAAGCAAGTGCCTATTGCTGACATGTTGCAAGAGGTTAACTTCAAAGATCCTATGCCAGAAATGCCAGCCGAAGTGGTGAAATGGAAGCAGTTTTTACAGCTTAAAAAAGAGCGTAATAGTTAG
- a CDS encoding glutathione S-transferase family protein, with product MDLYYHPLSRQSQKVLIAFYEKQAHFYPHIIDLADPYARREFQRMDASGQLPLLRVTSGEIIPDASIIVEYIDANIEQGTQLIPALTKDALQVRLYDKLSDTRLDTVIDHWQIAKHQKRSNQIKVKQIENELLTTLDTLDRRLATYHWLCGDRFSLADCATIPCLLALDTEFNLLDYEHLGRYWIQAKLRGAVNQVQEEVALTLARTGCDQ from the coding sequence ATGGATCTGTATTACCACCCTCTATCACGCCAATCACAAAAGGTACTCATTGCCTTTTATGAGAAACAAGCCCATTTTTATCCGCATATTATTGATCTAGCGGATCCCTACGCGAGACGCGAATTTCAGCGAATGGATGCTAGTGGCCAGCTACCTTTACTTAGAGTGACATCGGGTGAAATCATCCCTGACGCGAGTATTATTGTTGAATATATTGATGCCAACATTGAACAAGGTACGCAACTCATTCCAGCGCTAACCAAGGATGCATTGCAAGTAAGACTTTACGATAAGCTCAGCGACACACGGCTCGACACAGTGATCGACCATTGGCAAATAGCCAAGCATCAAAAGCGGAGTAATCAAATTAAGGTCAAACAAATTGAAAATGAGTTGCTCACAACACTGGATACCTTGGACAGGCGTCTCGCCACATACCATTGGTTATGTGGCGACCGCTTCAGTTTAGCCGACTGCGCAACAATCCCCTGTTTGCTAGCTTTAGATACTGAATTTAACCTACTCGACTATGAACATTTAGGCCGCTATTGGATCCAAGCCAAACTACGTGGCGCTGTCAATCAGGTTCAAGAGGAAGTTGCACTGACGCTGGCTCGAACAGGCTGTGACCAATAG
- a CDS encoding DNA-3-methyladenine glycosylase I translates to MSRIETFASIYARASERKGGSAGLEQLMSTSLTEDEIGQYSDAQLLSEMSKKVFQSGFVWRIVEAKWPAYEKSFFNFEPFKVLMLSPEQLQDRASDVVLIRHLKKTMAIYDNAHMVNNIAREHGSFAEFVASWPSEDITGLWATLKRKGTRLGGNTGPYFLRAIGKDTFLLTSEVQGYLKAHNLVDYGFSSKAGLKQVQAVFTHWQQQSGRSLADISRILACSVGDNRI, encoded by the coding sequence ATGAGTCGTATTGAAACATTTGCTTCAATATATGCACGAGCATCAGAGCGTAAAGGCGGTAGCGCCGGGCTAGAGCAGTTAATGTCTACCAGTCTGACAGAAGATGAAATTGGTCAATACAGCGATGCTCAGCTGTTGTCTGAGATGAGTAAAAAGGTATTTCAGAGCGGCTTTGTGTGGCGAATAGTTGAGGCTAAGTGGCCCGCATACGAAAAATCTTTTTTTAATTTTGAGCCTTTTAAGGTGTTGATGTTGTCCCCTGAGCAGTTGCAGGACAGAGCCAGTGATGTAGTTCTCATCAGGCATCTTAAAAAAACCATGGCAATTTATGACAATGCTCATATGGTCAACAACATTGCGCGTGAACACGGCAGTTTTGCCGAGTTTGTAGCAAGTTGGCCAAGCGAAGATATTACCGGTTTATGGGCAACCTTAAAGCGGAAAGGTACGCGGCTTGGTGGCAATACGGGTCCCTATTTTTTGCGCGCTATTGGCAAAGACACATTTCTACTGACTAGTGAGGTACAAGGTTATCTTAAAGCGCATAATCTAGTGGATTATGGATTTAGTTCAAAAGCGGGGCTTAAGCAGGTTCAAGCCGTGTTTACTCATTGGCAGCAACAATCGGGTCGTAGTTTGGCTGATATTAGTCGGATTTTGGCTTGTAGCGTCGGTGATAACCGAATTTAG
- a CDS encoding efflux RND transporter periplasmic adaptor subunit encodes MRQIVKIASVLSVALWIAGCEQKPEQGGQQAGGPMEVGSITIVAKPQAILVELPGRSKAYLEAEVRPQVSGIIMNRGFVEGKDVEKGQSLYQIDSATYNAALVSAKADLTSAQASLVSAKAKALRFKKLVKLNSISEQDFDEADAAYKEALARVTVAEAAINTATINLEYTEVRAPISGRVGKSSVTAGALVTANQTQTLATIQQLDPINIEITQSSAQLLRLKAKLKDGQLQASVNAGVQLVLEDGTTYNHDGLLQFAEVSVNENTGSVILRAEFPNPDGVLLPGMYVRAVLNTGTDPQAILVPQRAITRNTKGQAVAMVIADGKVASRVVTTAEVIDNQWRITDGLNVGDQLIVEGLQKIRPGASVKAGPLAADKKPQAQQQK; translated from the coding sequence ATGCGGCAAATAGTGAAAATTGCCTCTGTTTTAAGTGTGGCGTTATGGATAGCTGGATGTGAGCAGAAACCTGAACAAGGTGGACAGCAAGCAGGTGGTCCTATGGAAGTAGGCTCGATTACGATTGTGGCGAAACCTCAAGCAATATTGGTTGAGTTACCTGGCCGTAGCAAGGCTTATTTGGAAGCGGAAGTTCGTCCACAAGTTAGCGGTATCATCATGAACCGTGGCTTCGTTGAAGGAAAAGACGTAGAGAAAGGTCAATCGCTTTATCAAATTGACTCAGCGACCTACAATGCTGCGTTAGTGAGCGCGAAAGCCGATTTAACCAGTGCTCAGGCTAGCTTAGTTTCAGCGAAGGCTAAGGCGTTGCGCTTTAAGAAGTTGGTAAAGCTTAACTCAATCAGTGAACAGGATTTTGATGAAGCGGACGCGGCTTATAAAGAAGCGTTAGCCCGTGTAACCGTTGCCGAAGCTGCCATCAATACAGCAACTATTAACCTGGAGTATACCGAAGTACGTGCTCCCATTTCTGGACGTGTAGGCAAGTCTTCTGTGACTGCCGGTGCACTCGTTACGGCTAATCAAACGCAAACTTTAGCGACCATTCAACAGCTTGATCCGATCAATATTGAGATCACTCAGTCGAGTGCGCAGCTGCTACGTCTAAAGGCTAAGTTAAAAGATGGCCAGCTTCAGGCGTCAGTTAATGCAGGTGTGCAGCTAGTGCTAGAAGATGGCACTACCTATAATCACGATGGCTTACTGCAGTTCGCTGAAGTGAGTGTGAATGAAAATACTGGTTCAGTCATTTTACGTGCTGAGTTCCCGAACCCTGATGGTGTGTTATTACCTGGCATGTATGTACGAGCAGTGCTCAATACTGGTACCGATCCACAGGCTATTTTGGTGCCGCAACGTGCGATTACCCGTAACACCAAGGGACAAGCCGTGGCGATGGTGATTGCTGACGGTAAAGTGGCATCACGTGTGGTAACAACTGCAGAGGTTATTGATAACCAGTGGCGTATTACTGATGGTTTGAATGTGGGTGATCAACTTATTGTTGAAGGCCTGCAAAAAATTCGTCCAGGAGCCTCTGTTAAAGCGGGTCCTTTGGCTGCGGATAAGAAACCTCAAGCACAACAACAGAAATAG